In Pedobacter sp. WC2423, the following are encoded in one genomic region:
- a CDS encoding Fic family protein, with protein MASNNNHFSQKITVFHERTAPEEGSIVGYAALIGFFKLEVPLPDRLALISQKHKQYETQEWIVFTPRHQPEESLMGHLTFALKYEGIELGVLKKIFALVAPIDIESIISLEPTGQYSKRIWFLYEWLMGVNLDLKDLSAGNYVDLVDTKLQFGSHPLPSKRHRIRNNLPGVREFCPLVRKTSFLKNLIELDLAQQIKVIIGKIHPDVMARTAAFLLLKDSKASYAIEGEKPPQNRAQRWGRAIGQAGLKPIDKNELLRLQEIVIDNSRFTKMGWRTDEGFIGEHDRRYGTPIPDHVSSKWQDVSSLIQGLIDTDQKLEKDDSFDAVVAAAMIAFGFVFIHPFVDGNGRIHRYLIHHVLLRKEYVSKGIIFPVSAIILNGLDEYRRVLENYSKPRLDQIDWKPTRDNNVEILNDTIDLYRYFDATKQAEFLYKCVLQTVEKTIPEEVSYLEKYDLMKEYLDDHFEMPDKIVALLVRFLEQNNGELSERAKTKEFQELKNEEIIVIENKYKEIFG; from the coding sequence GTTAGAAGTGCCATTGCCCGACAGACTAGCATTAATCAGTCAGAAGCACAAGCAATATGAAACGCAAGAATGGATTGTCTTTACGCCTAGACATCAGCCTGAGGAATCATTAATGGGGCATTTGACATTTGCTTTGAAATATGAAGGTATAGAGTTAGGTGTATTAAAAAAAATATTTGCATTGGTTGCCCCTATTGATATAGAATCTATTATTTCACTTGAACCTACGGGACAATACAGTAAAAGAATATGGTTTTTATACGAATGGCTAATGGGAGTCAATTTAGATTTGAAGGATTTGTCGGCTGGTAACTATGTTGATTTGGTAGATACAAAGCTACAATTTGGCAGCCACCCCCTTCCCTCAAAAAGACATCGTATTCGGAATAACCTTCCTGGAGTGCGGGAATTTTGTCCTCTTGTTCGCAAAACCTCTTTCCTTAAAAACTTAATTGAATTGGATTTAGCACAACAGATAAAAGTTATCATTGGAAAAATTCATCCAGATGTAATGGCTAGAACAGCGGCTTTTCTTTTGCTTAAGGATTCAAAAGCATCTTATGCTATAGAGGGAGAAAAGCCTCCACAAAACCGTGCTCAAAGATGGGGACGGGCAATTGGACAAGCTGGGCTTAAACCTATAGATAAAAATGAACTGCTCAGACTACAGGAAATTGTGATTGATAATTCCAGATTTACTAAAATGGGATGGCGTACGGATGAAGGTTTTATCGGAGAACATGACAGAAGGTATGGAACGCCAATCCCAGATCATGTATCTTCTAAATGGCAAGACGTTAGTTCACTTATACAAGGCCTGATTGACACTGATCAAAAATTGGAGAAGGACGATTCATTTGACGCCGTAGTTGCCGCAGCAATGATCGCTTTTGGATTTGTGTTTATTCATCCATTCGTAGATGGTAACGGAAGAATACATAGATATCTCATACATCATGTCCTACTCAGAAAGGAATACGTTTCTAAAGGAATTATTTTCCCGGTTTCTGCAATAATCCTAAATGGATTGGATGAATACCGTCGCGTCTTAGAAAACTATTCAAAACCACGTCTTGATCAAATAGACTGGAAACCAACCAGAGATAACAATGTAGAAATACTAAACGATACAATTGATCTATACCGATATTTTGATGCAACTAAACAAGCGGAATTTTTATATAAGTGCGTTTTACAAACAGTAGAAAAAACAATCCCCGAAGAAGTCTCCTATCTTGAAAAATACGATCTCATGAAAGAATATTTAGATGATCATTTTGAGATGCCTGACAAGATTGTTGCACTTCTTGTACGTTTTCTTGAGCAAAACAATGGCGAGTTGTCTGAGAGAGCAAAAACAAAAGAGTTTCAGGAATTAAAAAACGAGGAAATAATAGTAATTGAGAACAAATATAAAGAGATCTTCGGGTAG